Proteins encoded within one genomic window of Nitrospina gracilis 3/211:
- a CDS encoding DUF3467 domain-containing protein codes for MAEEKKAASPGGTGPQAAQKKGGQNLKLNWDDSKMQTTYANVVNASSTREEVSIFFGTNQTWNVPQDNEVTIQLSDRMVLNPFAAKRLLVLLNKIIAEYEERFGRLPLDGETR; via the coding sequence ATGGCGGAAGAAAAGAAAGCGGCGAGCCCGGGAGGGACCGGTCCTCAAGCGGCGCAGAAAAAAGGCGGTCAGAACCTGAAGCTGAACTGGGACGATTCAAAAATGCAGACCACCTATGCCAACGTGGTCAACGCATCCAGCACACGCGAGGAAGTGTCCATTTTCTTCGGCACCAACCAGACCTGGAACGTGCCTCAGGACAATGAAGTGACCATTCAACTCAGCGACCGCATGGTGCTCAACCCGTTTGCCGCCAAACGTCTCCTGGTTTTGTTGAACAAAATCATCGCGGAATACGAAGAGCGGTTCGGCCGCCTGCCCTTGGACGGTGAAACCCGCTGA